AAAAGCAAAGAATATTTTTTAATGCCACCAGTCTCATTTCCAGAGGTAGCGGCTCTTCCTGGCGTTAAGAATTGCGTGTCATGCTCACCTTCACCACCGAGCGATATATTCATTAGAGCGTTGCATGGAGTCCCTGATGATCCAAAACTAGCTAGCATTTTGGTAGGTTATGATGATGGATGATTGACCAAAATTCTGATGTCTTTATGATTCAAAATACTGAATCTAATTTTAATTATTTATAAAAATTATTTATTGCTTATATATGATATTTTTAATAAAATTTATATTATCTTCTAAAAATATTACTTTATTTAAAAAAGATACAAAGAAGATAAAATAAAGGGTTTAAGTGCCAGAGGGTGTAATGCGACTTATGGTCTTCTCAGCTTCTTCAAGCTGTTGCCTAAGCTGCTCCATCTTCTCCAGCTGCTCTTCGAGAGAGGCTTCCTCGAGCTTCTTCACTTTGTATTCGGCTTCTGAGGCAGGTTCTAGATAAGAGGCTTCGTAATAGAGACCATATGTATCGAGCAATACCCATCGACCATCTGGCCTATCAACTACCTCCAATACCTTTCCTACTGTCCCTGTGTTCCGATACTTAGCGAAGTCGCCCGGCTTCATCATTCACCTCATGCGGGAGGTATGATGACGGTCCTCTCGCCTGCGGGCATGAACTCGCGCAGTGCACCACGGCCGAATTCTTTGGTGATGTTCGCGAAGTCGAACGGCAAGTTCTTGTCCGCGAATGCCACCTTGATCAGTGGGTTGCACGCGAAGGCATCGCCCCGTGCTGCATGAGCCGCTGCAGCTATTCCGCCATACCCGGAAAGGTGACCGACGTTCATGGCGTAGTTCGGGTAGTTCGGACCCCTCAGCTCGAATGGTAGGCCCTCGTCGCTCCTGTATGAGAACGAGTTTGCAGCACCGCATTGGTCTTGCAGGTCATATCCATAGAAGCCCAAGCGACCGAGCCTCTCCTTGTGCTGGAACATGGATAGATACCAGCCATTGACCCCGCAGTCTGCATTACCCGTGGCCATAGCGCAAGCGATGCCAGTCGCTGCTGCTGCCACTGTGGCACGCTGTGAGCCACCGAAGTGAGCCTCCATGGCGGCTGGATAGCGCTCATACATCTCCAATGCATAGGAGTTTACCTCGGTTCCTAGTTTCTCAATGTTCTCATATGTCGGCTTGAGCTTCGTAAGACCTCCATACTTGTCGTTAATCAGGTCTACTGCCCAATACGTGTAGTCCTCAAGGATATTGTCAGTATAGGCGGCCGTTGCATATTGAGTGAACCCGACTCCTCCCGACATGTAGGATCCTAGATAGATCTGATCATAGATCACTGCACCCAGCGCTACAGCTTCAAGAGCCTGTCTAGCAGGGTCATCAGGATACTTCCTTAGTGACTGCACCATATCCGCCAGATACCCGAACGGTATTCCACCTGGCTCATTAGGACCACGGGCACGTCGCGCTGGCATCATTGTACCCATCTCAACTACCGAGGCGTGCTTTGCGGCATAGGCGAAGTCTGCGATGGCGGCTTCTCCGGCTGCAAGGCGGTAAGAGGTGATGAATGCCATGGAAATCTGCATAGCAGACCACCTTGACATCGTCGCACCGTCGCAAACGCGCCCTACGATGGTCGGGCAAGCTACCTTCTGCCAGAGCTGGTTACCGATAGCCTCCTTGAGTTGCTTGGCCTGCTCTGCAGGGAACTCCTTGTTGATGTCAATCCTGAATTGCTTGTCAATCTCATCCATCAACTCATCATTCCCTGAGAAGACCTTTACATAGCAGTCTGCGGTTAGAGCAGGGCTGCACTCTGCCATGTGCTCCTGAACGACTGCTCCCCCAGGCATTGTGTGGTTAACTGCCTCGAGGTAGCGGTTTATGGTTTCCGGGGTAACCTCTTTGCCCAATCTCTTCTCAATCACAGTGTGCGCTGTGTCGAGACCCACGATTACAGTCCTTCGAATGTCATCCCATGCCTGCTGCATTGCGGCATTGTTGATAAAGTGCAAGTCGTCCGCTTCAGCATAGATGTCAGTATGGGACAACTGATAGGGCATAAGAACACGCTGTCCCAGGGGAACACCGATGTCCTGATTCATCATTACGATGCCACGTTGCTTAGCTATCTTGTTTGCCTGTTCAACCCATTCTCTTTTCCTCTTAGACTGTTTCCAGCCTCCAAAGGAGTAGTAGCTGGTGTGGACCTCAGTGGGATCCTCCTTGAATTTCTTCTTCATCGCTTTTAAGAATAGCTTCTCTTTCTCCTTGGCCATTGCTCATACCCCCTTAATGTTGAAGGGTTGGAAGCCGCTCATGGTCCTCAGCATGTGTATGCGATTAGTAACCAACATGACTTCCTTGTCCTCCCTCATGTCCACACCATCGGCGCGGAACATGGTGGTCCTCTTCTTGAGCTCCTCCTCCTTCATGGGTTTACCCACAGAAATGGGCTTATCCAATGGGAGAGCGACCTGGTCCTTCACATACTCAACTTCACCCTTCTTGGCATTCCAGCGGTATCTTTGCCAGGCATCGAACATCAGGCCATTCTCATCAAGCCTGCAAGCATGCCCATGCACTGTCGCGCCTCGGATACCAGTCCTAGCAGGGTCAAAGGTCTCATTGTCTATGAGCTCCTTGGCAAGCTTTTCCAGGTCTCTCTCACGCATTTCGATGATTTGCCTACCGGAGAGGGTACCTGTATCGATACCGCGATACCGGCTCATGTACATCCAGGCTCGGACATATGGAACGATAGGCGCAAAGTAGACAGAGTCAGTGAATTGAACATACCTGATCCTGTCTCCTTTCTTGGCACCTTCAATGGGAGTCACTAGCTGCCTTATTGGGCAGTCAGGCTCTGTCCCTTCATCCAGTGGTGGGTGGATGCTCTTATAGTCTTCACCTGGAGCTCTGTGACCAAGTATCTTGACCACGTCATCCATGGCGACGTCTCGGAGCTTCTCCAATTTTACTTTTGGGTCCAGGAACTTTCTCCTGTTCTTAGCAGGAATGGTGGTTCCAGGATAGAATTGTCTCTCATACTTTGCCATTATGAACACCTCTTTTTTGCATAATCGGTAACAGTTGGCCTAAATTTTGAATATCTTCCAACCTCTAGGTCGAATCCGAACGGGAGCAATTCCTCGCAAATAGACTCTATTTCCTTAAGGGCTTCATTAACATGTTCGATATCATCTATTTCAACGAAGATTCGCCCTACCATGATGCGTAGTTCGGTTTCCTTGCCTTTGATTTTGATCTTCCTTCTCTCGGGATGATTCACTGGGATTCCTGCTGCAGGTCCCTGAGTCACCATTTCTGGAAGGCTTTCGCCTTGGCAATTTACTTGCCTAACGTGCTTTACATCGTACAATCGGTTAATTAGTTTCTCAGATGTGGCAGCGGAGAGAAGCCTTGAAGGCATTATCATGATCTCTGGCAATGGAACGGCCTCAGGGGCTGGAGAACCTTTCATTAGGCCACCTCATCCTTTATCTTTTTTGCCTCCTTACCGACCACCTTAAAGGGCGCCTTGAATTCTGGAATGTCGCCAAAGACATCTCTAACCAATGAGGATGTGCTCTCTGGTGAGAAGTATTGGGTTCCAGCATCAAGTGCGCAGCCCGCTGCAATCACAGGAATGACTGTGCCTTTCGCATGCTTTGTCACTACGTGGTTTCCGTGGAATAGCCCAGGACCACCACCACCGTAGATAGAGTGGCTGAAGAATGACATACCCACTGATGTACCCATGGCGCGACCATAATCCACTCCTGGCAATCCGGTCTCATGTTCAACCAAGTCATTATAGTACAAAATCGTCGAGGGTACACCTTGTGAAGCCCTAGCAGCACCGCAGTTTACCATTATGGCAGCTAACATGCCAGTTGCCACATAGGCGTTCCAGAGGGGCATATCATTGGTGGTGAACACCTTGTAGCCCGAGGGCAATTTCTCCTTCACCTTAATGACTTTGTCCTCAAGAGCACGGCCTACGAGGCTCTCAACAACTGTACCAACGGTCCCAGTCTTCCCATTCTCTTTGACCAAATCGTAGGTTATGTTGTTAGCGTTCAGTCCTTGGTAGGCTAAGGCTAGTAAGTGTTGGCGCTCGAATGGTCCAATGGCATCTCCCATTTCGAAAGATGCGGTGTTCTCGAAAATGCTGGCCAACGCAGCAGCCACCATGGCATTCTTTCCTGAGAGCGCGACAATATGGTTAGCCATGATGTTTCTTAGGGCATATCCAGCTCCTTCGTTGTTCTGAGGCACTTCCAGGATTGATTTCAAGTTTGAGCCCAGGAAGTTCAGAGTCTGAGGATATCTTCCCCAAACTGCTGCCTTAACCATGTTGGCTTTATGCATTGGTACCTCGTACATATCGATGATCGCCTGAGTCAATGCCGCTGCAGCTGCAGTGAATCCTGTTGTATATTCGACTCCTGCGTCCAACCTTATCGTTGGAACCATGACGATCATTCTCTTTCCTTCCATTATCACTCTCACTTCTGTGTCATCGTCCTTGGAAACCTTCAGGATGTCTTTGACCGCTTTGGCCAACTTTTCGGCATCCTTAACCACCGGGGCATCGATTTCCTTGCCTTTGATATAACCGCCACCAACCCTACCGGTCTTGAGACTCTTCTCAATCCCAGTCATATCGACGGCAATCGTCCTCTTGGCAAGGTTCCCGATGCGCATGATGGCTGGATTTCTCAAAGGACTTATCGCTTCCAAGGGCAACTCTTTCTCTATGAGTTTACCCCTGTCATCGTACAAGTCTATCTTGTCCTTGTATTTCGCCATTCTTTGCCTCCTTTTATTTTGAAAAACTCGATTTCCACCTAAGGTCGCAAGACTTTGTAAACATCCCCCTAACCCGCTTCCTTTTGGTGAAAATCGGTTCCCCTTGCTCAGAACTCTAAATGAAAAATATCAATATATATCTACTGCTGGATGGATAATCCATCCATAGATAAACAATTGCTTACCTTTTTTCATTACCAGTTAACGATTGGATATATATTATTATTACTAAATATATTTTGATTTATCCTGTTAACACACATCCTTTTTAACGCCATTAAATCTAAATTAATGGCTGTTAAATTAGTCTTTTTTAATTACCTGCATGTTTATTATTTATTGTATCTTCTATGATTATTATTGACATTCTTTCTTACGCTCTTTAAAGCATTAATCACATCTATAGCGTCTTTTTCTTTCAAATCTACATAATTTTGATTAAACATTGTTTTCAACCTGTGAACAGTCTTCTCATCGAGAATTTTCTTCGCGTATTGAAACATTGTCTCTTTGTTTCTCTTTGGATAATAAACATCTTTTAATTTTTCAATTATTTTATTTTTTTGAGACCAGTTAAGAATATTTTTTTCAACTGCCAACTCGAGATTATATCTTAAATTTACCAATGGCTCAGACAAGGGTTCATAAGTTTCGGGATCGAAAATTAGAGCTACTTCGTCATCTCCTTCTAACTCCCTTTGAACATACATTTGATATATTTTTCCTATACCTATCATTCCAAAAGACTTTAGCTCATACGCACGAAGTGCACCCATACTTGAACCGCCAAAAATTTTTACTCCCGCCCGAATTTTATCAACTATTTCTCTATGTCCTACTGCAGCTTCCTCAAAAAATACGCCATCTATTATTCCAATCAATTTTACATTTGAATCTAAATTTGGAAGATCTCCCCTTTTTACGGGGGGTAAGATATTAGTTTCAGTTCCTAGTAATTTCATCGCCATCTCACGTTTTAAGCTTGGCCCTATGAATACAACTGACTCAAACATTCAGCCCCCTCTTGAACGATTTCCCATTCTTTCCTCATCCATGGCATATACTTCCATTCCTGGAATTATTACTCTAACTACAGGTACACCTAACTCTTTTCTAGTCAAATTTACAGCAATCAACCGTTTAAATCCTCGGGATTTGAGTATATCAATGATTACCATTAAATCTTCAAATAAGTCAGGCGTATCCAAATTATTATAGGATGATAATGGCTTAATCCTAGTTGAACTCGAAAACCACATTGCGTTTAAACGTTTCATTTTTTCATATCCTAAAGATCTAGAGCTCGAAGCACGAACAGTATCCTCTCTGGCACCGTGAATTTGTGTGACTCTGCTCTGAGCTACTTCAGTCAACGCGCGGATTAGTGCGATTCTAGGATTAAGATGAGTACCTATACCCAGACATAGCAGAGCTGCATCTTTCATCCGAACATCATCAGCAGCAGCTGCAAATGTAGGTATACCTAAATCACTTGTTAGGTCCTTTAAATAAATATCTATTTCTTGCGATATAAATTTCTCGAGAATAGAACGAATTAATTTGTCATCATGAGGTTGTTCAATATCCCCCCGCAATTGACGCCTCATCTCACATATGGACCAAGCATCTCTTTCTATGACCTCACATGCTCCATGAACTATTGCCTCTTCCAAAGTATTTCCAGAGGCTAAGCCATTTGTATTTGTCCGGAAAAGTGGCATATCTAATTTAGAATTATAAGGGTGAAATACAGCGCATGCTGGAACATATATTGGTTCTTTTTCTTGAAGGTCATAACCTTTCACCCAAGCGATATTTTGATAAAATAAATGAGGAATTGTGCGCAAAGGTAGAATTAGGTCTCTTGGATCAACACAATTATGTGATGAAAGCATATCTTCAAGATTTTTTCTTACTATTTCATCACCTCTAACTTCTCCACTATATCTTTCCAAAGCTTCCATTATCGCCGAAACCTTAGCCTGAATTTTTGATGCACCTTTGCCATTATAAACGCTAATAGCTCCCGATTGAGCATCTGGACGAATACTAGAATATACTGGGATTCCAACTCTATCTAAACCTGTGATATCAGCGACTCGAGTTACGCCTGCTATTGGGCATAGAGGCTCAATTCTTTTTAAAGTGGTCAAAGGATCCACTGTGCGGTGGCCATCTTCAGTGTAGAGTTTAGGAGCTGGGCCCAGAATCATAAAAACCCCAAAGACATAGCGCTGTATAAAAAATGATTAGCTTTATTTCGGGGGCATATGAAAGGAAAACAAGTCTAGTTCTGCATTCGGATTAAGAGGTATCTTCTCAATTAAAATATCTACTTCAACATTTTGAATATTGGTCAATTTTAAAAGACGATTTTGAATTAAATCATAAAGCGAATCTACACTTCTTACATAAACCTCACATAAAAGGCTGTGGTCACCAAAAACCTTGTGTACATACTCAATCTCCTGAAATTTTGATAATTCTTCTATTACAGATCCTATTGCAGGGCCGATAACTTCAAGGCCAATGATGGCTCGCATTAGTCCCATCCTTGATGTGTTAGTTAAAATTGTATAACCTGCGATTATATCCAACTCTTCCAATTTAGCTATTCTTCTGCTTACCGTAGCTTTTGATATTCCTAATTTTGTAGCTATAGAACTTAAGCTTTCTCTGGAGTTCTGACGAAGAATTTTGAGTATTTCTAAATCTGTAACATCCATAATATCCCCTATGATTAATGTTGCATCTTTTTATATAGTTAAGTTACTTTTGTTTCGAATACATGTGTGATATTTTCATAAAAGAATTTAGTAAAAAAATAAAATAATGATATTAAATAACCATAATTTAAAAAAAATAAAAATAACGAAAATTTAGGATTTCTGTCTTGATTTGGGAATCGGTCCTGCTGAGAATTGCTTTAACGCTTTAGCGACTTCGGTGAGTCTTTGTCTCGGAATTCCAACCAACATTTCTTCAGGTTTGATATCCGTTGTTTTTCGACAGCCAAAGCAGCCCAACGATATGTTAATATTGCCTGTTTTAATTGGTACAACGGTTGAATCTGCGCATGTTGCTTGCACAGAAGCCATCTCAACTGTGATCCTTCCTCCCATACTAAACGTCGAAGCGGCAGGAACTAACCAGAATATCTGCTCAGGAAGCCCGACAACGACTACAACATCCGGGTTTAGGGTGGCTTGGCTTAAGGGAGCGAGCGCTGTCGCAGCATTACTTAAAGGTTCAAGCTGAGGTCTAATTGAAATAGTCTTCGCAGCTGCTTCTGGCGTCTCATACATACCCATATTATGATGAAACTCTCCCGCTTTGACTTTTTCAGGTAACGGGACTATACCCAATGCACTTCCTCCCACGGGACAAGCCTGTTTATCAGCCGGAACAGTTAATTTCTCGCCTTTTCTTGCCCTCATGATTGCTTGACAATGTCTAATAGGGGTTTCGGGAATTTTATAACCCTCTGGCAACTGCTGACCTTTTTTAATCAATGTAATCGCGACTGGTTCTGTACTCAATCCTAAAGACTCCACCAACAATTTCGACAATTCCTTGCAATCCATAAACGAATTACCTCCGAAATTTCTTAGTGTTGCTTAATTACTTATAACTTCGTTTTTTTTAGAAGTTGAATGTTTAAAAATGTTATTTAAAAGCATAAAAATATATTTTTCAAGAGAAGGACTATAAATACTCATAATCTAATTTTTACATTAGTTATTCATGAAAAGCGAACCTAGATGGCCAGTCATACCTGGAGAATATGTCATAGGGGCAAAATCGAGTCCAATTGCTATTTTAATCATAGGCCGGGGTTTTGTAGACCTACCTCCTGATAATTTTGCCATTATTGGTTCATTAAAAACTGAAAATATTGGTTTGGAAATGGTTATAGCCAATATTGTTAGTAATCCAAGAATTCGTTTTCTCATTATTTGTGGTAAAGAAGAATTTGGTCATTTTCCAGCGGATGCTATTATGAAATTATGGAAAAATGGAATAGACAAAAATAAAAGAATTAAAGAAGCCCGCTCAGCAATTCCTTATTTATGTAATATTAACGAAGAAGTCATTCAAAGATTTAGGAAACAAGTTCAAATCATCGATTTAGTATACCCAAAAGATGCTGATGAAATAATTGCGTACGATCCTATATATATTTTTGAGAATGAAAGGAAAGAAGAATTGTTAGAAAAAATAAAAAAGTGCAAAGATTCTGATCCAGGAATATTTCCAGCAGAACCAATTCTTATCGATAATGAGATATTTTGTATGGATACACATAAAATAATAAGAACAATTGACCGATTGGCTTTGGATTTTACGGATCAAATGCTTAGGTTGCCAAGTGAAAAATTATCTACAGATGCATCACTGATAGCCATTTCTGAAAATCCATCGGTCATCCTTGACCCTGTAGATGGAATTGTAGTAGAAGTCCCGTCTATAAATTTTATTTATAAACTTAAATTATATTATCGAGGTGAGTGCTAATGATTAAATTTTTGAATAATCAGACCACGTTTAACATTGGAAGAGTAAAATTTGGTGGCCAACCCGGAAAGCGAAGAGTTGTTTTAATTGGTTCCATATTTTATCCAAGACATAGTATCGTTTTAGATAGAATTAATGGAATTGTAAAACCTGGTTCTGTGGAGATGCTGCTAGAACAGAGTGAAAGAGCGTCTTTAGAAACAGGATGTCCATATGCCATAATGATTTATGGTGAAACAAAAAAAGCAATTAGGAATTATTTAGAAATAATATCAGACTTATTTTCAGGGCCAATTTTTATCGATTCTCCAAGTGCGGAAGTACGTATAGCTGGAATAAACTGGGCAAAAGAAGCTGGCATTGAAGATAGAATAGTGTACAACACAATAAATGCAGGGATTAAACCAGAAGAATGGGAGGCTTTGGAAAACAATAATATTCAAAATGCTGTTATATTGGCTTTTAATCCTGGCGATCTTCAAAGCAAAGGAAAAATATATTTATTAGAAAATGGAAGTAACTTTTTACCTGAAGGATTAATTGAATTAGCAAAGAAACACGGAATAACAAGACCACTACTTGATATGGCAGTAATGTCATATGAACAGGGTGCAGGTCATTCAATACGTGCAATAATGATTGCAAAAGCTAAATGGGGTTTTCCAACCGGATGTGCCATACATAACGCTGTTGAGTCTTATCCCCTTTTAACTAAAATTAAAAATGAAGATAAAAAAATTTTCAATTTTGTCGATGTAGCTGCGACGGTTATACCCATC
The DNA window shown above is from Methanomassiliicoccales archaeon and carries:
- a CDS encoding YcaO-related McrA-glycine thioamidation protein; the protein is MILGPAPKLYTEDGHRTVDPLTTLKRIEPLCPIAGVTRVADITGLDRVGIPVYSSIRPDAQSGAISVYNGKGASKIQAKVSAIMEALERYSGEVRGDEIVRKNLEDMLSSHNCVDPRDLILPLRTIPHLFYQNIAWVKGYDLQEKEPIYVPACAVFHPYNSKLDMPLFRTNTNGLASGNTLEEAIVHGACEVIERDAWSICEMRRQLRGDIEQPHDDKLIRSILEKFISQEIDIYLKDLTSDLGIPTFAAAADDVRMKDAALLCLGIGTHLNPRIALIRALTEVAQSRVTQIHGAREDTVRASSSRSLGYEKMKRLNAMWFSSSTRIKPLSSYNNLDTPDLFEDLMVIIDILKSRGFKRLIAVNLTRKELGVPVVRVIIPGMEVYAMDEERMGNRSRGG
- a CDS encoding Lrp/AsnC family transcriptional regulator, which encodes MDVTDLEILKILRQNSRESLSSIATKLGISKATVSRRIAKLEELDIIAGYTILTNTSRMGLMRAIIGLEVIGPAIGSVIEELSKFQEIEYVHKVFGDHSLLCEVYVRSVDSLYDLIQNRLLKLTNIQNVEVDILIEKIPLNPNAELDLFSFHMPPK
- the mcrA gene encoding coenzyme-B sulfoethylthiotransferase subunit alpha; protein product: MAKEKEKLFLKAMKKKFKEDPTEVHTSYYSFGGWKQSKRKREWVEQANKIAKQRGIVMMNQDIGVPLGQRVLMPYQLSHTDIYAEADDLHFINNAAMQQAWDDIRRTVIVGLDTAHTVIEKRLGKEVTPETINRYLEAVNHTMPGGAVVQEHMAECSPALTADCYVKVFSGNDELMDEIDKQFRIDINKEFPAEQAKQLKEAIGNQLWQKVACPTIVGRVCDGATMSRWSAMQISMAFITSYRLAAGEAAIADFAYAAKHASVVEMGTMMPARRARGPNEPGGIPFGYLADMVQSLRKYPDDPARQALEAVALGAVIYDQIYLGSYMSGGVGFTQYATAAYTDNILEDYTYWAVDLINDKYGGLTKLKPTYENIEKLGTEVNSYALEMYERYPAAMEAHFGGSQRATVAAAATGIACAMATGNADCGVNGWYLSMFQHKERLGRLGFYGYDLQDQCGAANSFSYRSDEGLPFELRGPNYPNYAMNVGHLSGYGGIAAAAHAARGDAFACNPLIKVAFADKNLPFDFANITKEFGRGALREFMPAGERTVIIPPA
- a CDS encoding DUF169 domain-containing protein, producing MDCKELSKLLVESLGLSTEPVAITLIKKGQQLPEGYKIPETPIRHCQAIMRARKGEKLTVPADKQACPVGGSALGIVPLPEKVKAGEFHHNMGMYETPEAAAKTISIRPQLEPLSNAATALAPLSQATLNPDVVVVVGLPEQIFWLVPAASTFSMGGRITVEMASVQATCADSTVVPIKTGNINISLGCFGCRKTTDIKPEEMLVGIPRQRLTEVAKALKQFSAGPIPKSRQKS
- the mcrG gene encoding coenzyme-B sulfoethylthiotransferase subunit gamma, which encodes MAKYERQFYPGTTIPAKNRRKFLDPKVKLEKLRDVAMDDVVKILGHRAPGEDYKSIHPPLDEGTEPDCPIRQLVTPIEGAKKGDRIRYVQFTDSVYFAPIVPYVRAWMYMSRYRGIDTGTLSGRQIIEMRERDLEKLAKELIDNETFDPARTGIRGATVHGHACRLDENGLMFDAWQRYRWNAKKGEVEYVKDQVALPLDKPISVGKPMKEEELKKRTTMFRADGVDMREDKEVMLVTNRIHMLRTMSGFQPFNIKGV
- the mcrB gene encoding coenzyme-B sulfoethylthiotransferase subunit beta translates to MAKYKDKIDLYDDRGKLIEKELPLEAISPLRNPAIMRIGNLAKRTIAVDMTGIEKSLKTGRVGGGYIKGKEIDAPVVKDAEKLAKAVKDILKVSKDDDTEVRVIMEGKRMIVMVPTIRLDAGVEYTTGFTAAAAALTQAIIDMYEVPMHKANMVKAAVWGRYPQTLNFLGSNLKSILEVPQNNEGAGYALRNIMANHIVALSGKNAMVAAALASIFENTASFEMGDAIGPFERQHLLALAYQGLNANNITYDLVKENGKTGTVGTVVESLVGRALEDKVIKVKEKLPSGYKVFTTNDMPLWNAYVATGMLAAIMVNCGAARASQGVPSTILYYNDLVEHETGLPGVDYGRAMGTSVGMSFFSHSIYGGGGPGLFHGNHVVTKHAKGTVIPVIAAGCALDAGTQYFSPESTSSLVRDVFGDIPEFKAPFKVVGKEAKKIKDEVA
- the mcrD gene encoding methyl-coenzyme M reductase operon protein D — encoded protein: MKGSPAPEAVPLPEIMIMPSRLLSAATSEKLINRLYDVKHVRQVNCQGESLPEMVTQGPAAGIPVNHPERRKIKIKGKETELRIMVGRIFVEIDDIEHVNEALKEIESICEELLPFGFDLEVGRYSKFRPTVTDYAKKRCS
- a CDS encoding DUF2098 family protein, which codes for MMKPGDFAKYRNTGTVGKVLEVVDRPDGRWVLLDTYGLYYEASYLEPASEAEYKVKKLEEASLEEQLEKMEQLRQQLEEAEKTISRITPSGT
- a CDS encoding TfuA-related McrA-glycine thioamidation protein, which translates into the protein MFESVVFIGPSLKREMAMKLLGTETNILPPVKRGDLPNLDSNVKLIGIIDGVFFEEAAVGHREIVDKIRAGVKIFGGSSMGALRAYELKSFGMIGIGKIYQMYVQRELEGDDEVALIFDPETYEPLSEPLVNLRYNLELAVEKNILNWSQKNKIIEKLKDVYYPKRNKETMFQYAKKILDEKTVHRLKTMFNQNYVDLKEKDAIDVINALKSVRKNVNNNHRRYNK